One region of Populus trichocarpa isolate Nisqually-1 chromosome 4, P.trichocarpa_v4.1, whole genome shotgun sequence genomic DNA includes:
- the LOC7494530 gene encoding uncharacterized protein LOC7494530 yields the protein MSTEIEDVAKSTSDDDTIQEFHKETRYAYKKGFLLSLAEMDECKRLPRGFDSSTLCELNAAATTRSTYLLYDSGRRDGIQSPDSWLNPANGLPQQNPANDHSQQCPANDHSQQYPAYGHPQQNPANGLLGNRYLLRAPVCVAGSSAQNVRSCNLLNKSIAPYRPPHLYKMNLLSGRENKDEKNGETFGFTECPRLESAEGERRGRESPEWTRKEHKNGVQENRKNISDEHKENLDPDVATLLDDFRTEKRLFNKCTQSEECALSSTPSDASPCSSTPRTIISKLLPHEMMSKCNESEECLVSSNKYDARPYYSMQSSILSKLLPHELMSKSPEQSLETKSNKKAKQHEVTSLQLVSDEICLPDEDSLITSDDFKLPMDLVLLPESNVTETDLFASSSRMPGNVSQMLAALNVPLDERSQSSLEVPPTCSGSDNINGLDTSHGNLRARQEFPQSHHSQTNRSSALFCPSDSQRARRNKFKPHLKNLSYNHPPISYIPLYVLPLDPYDASTSFDIPTMQPLPQQILVPAEFPHQVNGLPRGPSYPPINGMASYSPLNYCHQTYRGSTTTSPGSHVVANSDQAAINNRLPDMEHITNQMHPGWPWTGSVQQFSR from the exons AACATCAGATGATGATACAATTCAAGAGTTCCACAA AGAGACAAGATATGCATATAAGAAAGGGTTTCTTTTATCATTAGCTGAAATGGATGAATGCAAGAGGTTACCAAGGGGGTTTGATTCATCAACTTTATG TGAACTCAATGCTGCAGCAACTACTAGATCAACATATCTGCTTTATGATTCGG GCCGAAGGGATGGCATCCAATCTCCTGATTCATGGCTGAATCCTGCTAATGGACTGCCACAACAGAATCCTGCTAATGATCATTCACAGCAGTGTCCTGCTAATGATCATTCACAGCAGTATCCTGCTTATGGACATCCACAGCAGAATCCTGCAAATGGACTTCTGGGAAACAGGTATCTTCTTAGAGCACCTGTATGTGTAGCTGGGTCATCTGCTCAAAATGTTCGAAGTTGTAATCTGCTCAACAAAAGTATTGCACCATATCGGCCTCCACACCTTTATAAG ATGAACCTTCTTTCTGGGAGAGagaataaagatgaaaaaaatgggGAAACATTTGGATTTACGGAGTGTCCAAGACTTGAGAGTGCAGAAGGTGAAAGGAGGGGAAGAG AGTCACCTGAATGGACAAGGAAGGAACATAAAAATGGTGTTCAAGAGAACCGAAAGAATATTTCAGATGAGCACAAAGAAAACTTGGACCCAGATGTTGCCACTCTCCTGGATGATTTCAGAACCGAGAAGAGGCTTTTCAACAAGTGCACTCAATCAGAGGAATGTGCGCTATCATCAACACCAAGTGATGCAAGCCCTTGTTCTTCCACACCAAGAACTATAATCAGCAAACTATTACCCCATGAGATGATGAGCAAGTGCAACGAATCAGAGGAATGCTTGGTGTCGTCAAATAAATATGATGCAAGGCCCTATTATTCAATGCAAAGTTCTATTCTCAGCAAACTATTACCCCATGAGCTGATGAGCAAGTCTCCTGAGCAAAGTCTTGAaacaaaatccaacaaaaagGCTAAACAACACGAGGTCACAAGTCTTCAGTTAGTCTCTGATGAAATTTGTTTGCCTGATGAGGACAGTTTGATTACTTCTGATGACTTCAAACTACCAATGGACTTGGTGTTATTACCTGAAAGTAACGTGACTGAAACCGATTTGTTTGCTTCTAGTTCAAGAATGCCGGGAAATGTTTCTCAGATGCTAGCTGCTTTAAATGTCCCATTGGATGAAAGATCTCAATCCAGCTTGGAAGTCCCCCCTACCTGTTCTGGTTCTGACAATATAAATGGCTTAGATACTTCTCATGGAAATCTGCGTGCCAGGCAAGAATTCCCACAATCCCATCATTCTCAGACAAACCGAAGCAGCGCTTTGTTCTGTCCTTCAGACTCTCAAAGAGCTCGTAGGAATAAATTCAAGCCCCATTTGAAGAACCTTTCTTATAACCATCCTCCTATCAGCTATATTCCTTTATACGTGCTTCCCCTAGACCCATATGATGCATCAACCAGCTTTGACATTCCTACTATGCAACCTTTGCCCCAGCAGATCCTAGTTCCTGCTGAATTTCCTCACCAAGTAAATGGATTGCCAAGGGGACCATCTTATCCCCCCATCAACGGAATGGCTTCTTATTCTCCTCTGAACTATTGTCATCAAACTTATAGGGGCTCTACAACGACAAGTCCAG GTTCTCATGTAGTTGCAAACAGTGATCAAGCTGCCATCAACAACAGGCTTCCAGATATGGAACATATAACCAACCAGATGCATCCTGGTTGGCCATGGACAGGGAGTGTTCAACAATTCAGCCGATAA